The genome window ATGAGTTTAGCTCATAGCTGATAAATTCCGCTATAATAGGGGTATCAATTGGAGTTAATAAAATGAAAAGTGCAGAACCTCAAGCAGGTTTAACCAGTATTATTTTAGGAATTGCCTTAGCAATATTAGCATTAATCTCCGTAAATTCTTTTGTTATTGTTAACCCGGGTCAAGCGGGAGTATTGAGTATTTTAGGAAAAGCGCAAGATGGGGTATTATTAGAAGGAATTCATTTTAAGCCCCCTTTAGTTTCTAATGTTGACATTTATGATTTAACGGTGCAGAAATTTGAAGTTCCCGCCCAAAGTTCTACTAAGGATTTACAACAATTATCAGCGAGTTTTGCCATTAACTTTAGGCTTGACCCGCTACAAGTGGTGAGAATTCGACGAGAACAGGGAACGTTACAAAATGTTGTTTCTAAAGTAGTTGCTCCCCAAACCCAAGAATCTTTTAAAATTGCAGCAGCAAAACGAACCATTGAAGAAGCGATTACGCAACGGGAATTATTGAAATCAGACTTTGATGAAGCACTGAATGAACGATTAGATAAATATGGAATCATTGTCTTAGATACCAGTGTGGTTGATTTGGCTTTTTCTCCTGAATTTGCCAAAGCCGTTGAAGAAAAACAAATTGCTGAACAACGAGCAAGACGAGCAGTTTATATTGCGAAAGAAGCAGAACAACAAGCTCAAGCTGATATTAATCGGGCAAAAGGAACGGCGGAAGCTCAACGATTATTAGCAGAAACATTGAAAGCTACAGGGGGACAATTAGTCTTACAAAAAGAAGCCATTGAAGCTTGGGAAAAGGGAGGTGCTCAAATGCCAAAAGTGTTAATTATGAATGGAGATAATAAAAGTATGGTTCCGTTTTTATTTAATTTAGGGAATCTCCCAGAAATGGGTTATGAATAATTGTTAAAACTCAGACTGTTGTGAGGGTTGATATTGCCAAATTTTGTCTCTTTGGATTATCCAGAGTTTACCTTCTACTTCTGTTTCATCTAAAGCATTAACTAGGGTATCAATTGCCTCATCCAAATCTTGTGGGGTGGGTTGAGAAGGTAAACGGATAACCACAATTCCTGAATAATTAGACGGATTATAGCGGAAAGAATTACTAAACCCTCTATCCAAAGTAATTAAACATCTTCCCTCACGATGACAAATTTCAATTAAGCTGAAATCATCCGTTGAACTTAGATTTTGACTTCTGACAGTTTCAACATCATGACCTGCTAAACGTAAACGTGATACAGCCCGAAGATTTCCTAAATTTTCATCAAGTTTGATTTTCATTTAACCACTAATTAACGAGATCTAACCGGAATTTCTACATAACAATCACGGGACATTTCAGCACCATAAGCAATACAAGCTAGAATATCTTCACGTTCTATTCCAGGGTACTCTTCTAAGAGGGATTCAATGGTAACTCCACTGGCTAAA of Planktothrix sp. FACHB-1365 contains these proteins:
- a CDS encoding DUF433 domain-containing protein — encoded protein: MTPASLLSRISIDPNICFGKPCIRGHRIWVSLILDFLASGVTIESLLEEYPGIEREDILACIAYGAEMSRDCYVEIPVRSR
- a CDS encoding prohibitin family protein gives rise to the protein MKSAEPQAGLTSIILGIALAILALISVNSFVIVNPGQAGVLSILGKAQDGVLLEGIHFKPPLVSNVDIYDLTVQKFEVPAQSSTKDLQQLSASFAINFRLDPLQVVRIRREQGTLQNVVSKVVAPQTQESFKIAAAKRTIEEAITQRELLKSDFDEALNERLDKYGIIVLDTSVVDLAFSPEFAKAVEEKQIAEQRARRAVYIAKEAEQQAQADINRAKGTAEAQRLLAETLKATGGQLVLQKEAIEAWEKGGAQMPKVLIMNGDNKSMVPFLFNLGNLPEMGYE
- a CDS encoding DUF5615 family PIN-like protein; translated protein: MKIKLDENLGNLRAVSRLRLAGHDVETVRSQNLSSTDDFSLIEICHREGRCLITLDRGFSNSFRYNPSNYSGIVVIRLPSQPTPQDLDEAIDTLVNALDETEVEGKLWIIQRDKIWQYQPSQQSEF